CACGACGTCCCGGTCAAGCTCGATCAGAACGAGAACGCCTATGGCCTTCCCGAACCGGTGCGAGCCGAGCTCGAGCAAAAGCTCCGCCACCTTCCCCTCCACCGTTACCCGACACCCGGTCAGCCGGAGCTCAGGGAGGCCCTTTCCGAGGCCACGGGCTGGCCAAAAGAGGGCATCCTCGTGGGAAACGGCTCCGACGAGCTCCTGCACACGCTCGCACATACCTTGCTCGAGCCGGGGCGAACCGCCGTTGCCCCGACGCCGAGCTTCTTCGTCTACGCCTACACCGCGAGGCTCGCGGGGGCGAGGGTGCTCGAGGTTCCCATGACGGCGGAGCTTAGGTACGACGTGCCCGCACTGTTGTCGGCCATCGAGACCCATTCCCCGCACGTCACCTACATCTGCTCTCCCAACAATCCGACGGGCATCGCGATCGGTCGCGACGCGCTCGAAGAGATTCTCCGGACCACCCCCGGGGTCGTGGCCCTGGACGAGGCATACTGGGAGTTCGCCGACTGGACCGCGCGTGAGCTTCTCGACGATCACCCCAATCTGATCCTGATGCGGACTTTCTCGAAGGCGCTCGCGCTCGCGGGAGCGCGAGTGGGCTACCTTCTCGCCGCTCCCGAGCTGACGCGTGAGGTGATCAAAGTGCAGCAGCCCTATCCCCTCAATCGATTCTCGATCGAGGCCGCGAGCGTCGTGCTGCGACATCGGGATGTGGCCCGGGAACAGGCGCGGCGAATCGTTGCCGAGCGCGACCGCCTGCTCGGAGAGCTGCGCCGTGTCGATGGAGTCGAGGTTTTTGCTTCACGCACCAATTTCTTCCTGTTTCGCACCCGACTCGGCGCGAAGCGCACTTTCGACGCGCTTCTCGCCAAGGGGGTGCTGGTACGGGATCTCAGCGCCCACCCGTTGCTACCCGAGA
The nucleotide sequence above comes from Vicinamibacteria bacterium. Encoded proteins:
- the hisC gene encoding histidinol-phosphate transaminase, which codes for MTDRKDLLSLVRPVVRELVAYHLDRHDVPVKLDQNENAYGLPEPVRAELEQKLRHLPLHRYPTPGQPELREALSEATGWPKEGILVGNGSDELLHTLAHTLLEPGRTAVAPTPSFFVYAYTARLAGARVLEVPMTAELRYDVPALLSAIETHSPHVTYICSPNNPTGIAIGRDALEEILRTTPGVVALDEAYWEFADWTARELLDDHPNLILMRTFSKALALAGARVGYLLAAPELTREVIKVQQPYPLNRFSIEAASVVLRHRDVAREQARRIVAERDRLLGELRRVDGVEVFASRTNFFLFRTRLGAKRTFDALLAKGVLVRDLSAHPLLPEMLRVAVGTREENERFADALVEMLKSNGTSRRGE